AGTCTCGTCCTTCTCTGATATTCCGCTTGAACGAGCTTCCGGGTCGTAGGTCTGGGTAAGACCAGCAAGTATACCATCATAGGCTGGGCTACGATTATACACAAACCATTCCAATCCAGTCAGATCCACCTGGATACGACAAGGAAGCTCCGGGTTCTTGGCATCGCTTGTAGGCACAGCATCGCCGGAGGAGAGCTTCGATCGTCGAGTGCCGATTATATCCGCGTCTCGAACTCGTCGTAGCCAGTATCGCCATGTTATGTAGCCATGCTGGATCATAAACGTCTCGTTCTCGCCATGGTATCGTAAACCTGTAAAGAAGACTCGGCCACCAAGAAGGGATATTTGTATAGCCTTGACATCTATGTAGACTCGATAGTGGTGCCATGTATAAGCTCGGAGGGCGTAGGATACGATCGACGCGAAGAGTCGATTAAAGTATAGGACAAAGAAGATCGCCAGGAAACAGCACAAGGCCATAAAAATAAGGAATTCACTATCGTACGTGAGCAGTAGTTCAACGGGCTCTTCAATGATTGGAAGCATACTAGTTGAACCGGGGATTTCCTTCAGCGGCCCTGGCTACAACAATCGCATTGTTGAGGCCAGGCATGGTGATATTCATGTTGAATATACTCGAAGAAGCTCACGGGGCTCCACTAAAGGATCGGGAGATGAGTCGCATTATACTATTAGGTTTTATTAATTTGTGGTTACAGAGCTGAGGTGTTTGCGCAAAAGTCTGTAAGTGAGTCAGCCATAGCAAGTTTGGCTTGCTAGGGGATGTTGGAGTCGGTCAAGACCTATATGGGCTGTCAGGTCACAATGGAAGAAACCAATTCGCGACGGGACAGGACAACGGCAGCACGGTTGTCGAAGTAAGGTAGGCCTCTGCCCCTGTCACTCAGCGGATGCAGGGTAGTGGAGCCACTGGACATCGCTTGGCTTCAGTGGTCGAGCTGGAGATTCTAGCGTCCGGCTCCCCAAAGTGTTTAGCGTCCACTCCATCCCGTCCCGCAATTGCATCAGTGGACAGACAACCTAAGGTAAGCTTCTTATAAGTACCACGGCTCAGTATGAGGCTGGCTGCATGTCACCACATTCAGTTTATGGCACCAACCTGGAGGGGGAGAGGGCGATCATTTTCCTTCGTTTTGAAACTTTTCTACAGTTTGACTAACTACTAATGCAACAAACTCCTCAGTCACTAAAGCAAATAGACTATTTCTGCTAATTACGAAGCTTGGTCGGCTAGTCTCAATATGGATCTTCAATATCGGGCAGGCATGCGGGCGCATGAACAATAAGCCGCCCCCCGGAGCTATCATTCCTCAGACACTGTTACGTACCACACTCAAGGCAGCAAATACATCATCTGCCCCAACATCCAAGCTTCAACTGTGACTACATGGCCAAGCAACACACGGCTCCTACGAAAGCTTGAAAGCGTGGTCATCGACGGAATCCAAGTATCCTCGACACATTTGCATACTCCGTCTCTTGTTACGTATTGTCAGCGACATCTATAGTTCACCAAAATACTTTTGGAAAACTGGCCGTCATGTGTTAGGACAATTCAGCCATTGCCCTTTCTCATATCAGACCCGCCGAACTACAAAGTTCAAGTAGAAATGGAAGAATACGTCGGGATCACGGCGGATGGCGGTACTGGCCAGAAGCTCACCTATGCCACAACCGTGGTCGCGGGCGTCGCTTCTGTGGTTGCGACAATACTCTCTGTTATGTATGGACTCGTCGCGTCACGCATGATAATGCACATAGCTAACCTCAGCCTCCAGCTCGATAATGTTGCAGGCTAAAAACTACCGTAAACCCCTACTACAAAGATACGTCGTTAGAATCCTTCTCATGGTTCCTATATACTCGATAGCATCATGGACAAGCATGGTCTCGTTGAAAGCCGCTGCGTTTCTTGATCCGGTCCGCGATATCTACGAAGCCTTCACGATATATACtttcttccagctcctcaTCAATTACCTTGGTGGTGAGCGATCTCTCATCATTATGACACATGGTCGAGCTCCAGTACACCACCTCTGGCCCCTCAACCACGTTCTTCCCAAGGTCGACATCTCGGATCCCCACACGTTTTTGTCCATCAAGCGCGGCATTCTTCAGTATGCCTGGCTCAAGCCTATTCTTGCTCTATCTGCTATCATCATGAAAGCGACTGGTACATATCAAGAGGGCTATATTGGTCTGAGCTCGGGATACCTTTGGAGTGGCATCATTTACAACATCAGTGTCACCGTCAGTTTATATGCTCTTGGTCTCTTCTGGGTCTGCATGAATCATGACTTGAAGCCGTTCAGGCCTGTGCCAAAGTTCCTATgtatcaagctcatcatctttgCTTCTTACTGGCAGGGCTTTTTTCTGTCAATTCTGGTTTTCTTGGGTGCAATCCCTGATAATGTTGAGGGTTACACCTCCGACAACTTGGCAGCGGCTATCCAGGACGCTCTTATTTGCGTGGAAATGCCTATCTTTGCTGTTGCCCATTGGTACGCTTTCTCATGGCACGACTTTGCTGATAACAGCATTCTATCCGCGCGCATGCCCTTGCGCCATGCTTTCAAAGATGCTTTTGGAGTGAGAGATCTTATCGAAGATTCGAAATTGACTTTCCGAGGAGATACGTACGGCTACAGAATCTTTGATTCTGGTGACAAGGTCATGGCTCATGAAGACTCCAAGTCTCGTCTTGCAAGACTCAAAGAAGGTATGCGATACGAGCGTGGTGGAAAGGGGAAATACTGGCTTCCAAAGCCTGGGGAGGTAAATTCAACGACGCCTCTTCTCCGCGGGAATGGGGAATCAAGCGACAACAGACCCGATCAGATCAACGAAAACATACACGGCACCTTCGAGGAACCCGAGATagatgctgatgaggatCGCCTGTACGAGCAAGCACGCCAATTGGAATATGGCGATTGGAATGTAAGCGTGATTGGTCACCATGCAATTATGCCGCTAACATGAGACAGTACCCAGTCATTACCGCCAGTGAACCGCTGAGGGAACGATACCGTTCTCCTGGCAGCTTTGGTACGAGGTCTTCAGCTTATGCCAGCCCGTCCGTGAGGTCGCCGGCAACAGAGTATCCTCCCGCAACAAACAAAGGGAAGCAAAGGAGTAGAGGACATGGACGTGATTCCCAGCCCCAGCTGGAGCCTCAACCTGAAGCTGTTGTCCCGAttaagaagaaaaagaaaccaaGGAAAGTTGTCAAGCATACCGAGCCAGACCCAGGCGAACTGAGCCTGAACAAGGGGCCTCCCGCACCTGCAGAAACCGCTCAAGTTGGTGGGCACGATGGACACGAGAGTCCCAAAAATGAAGAATCTAGAGCCTGGAGCGACGATCGAAATCAGCAAGAAACCCACGCAGCGTCCAATTACCAATCCGATTATGGAATAGACCAGGACGAATTCCGCAATGTTTGGGGAAGGGATCAAGAATCTAGATAAAGGGCTGCTTTTTATATCAAGTACCCCTTATGTCCACTTGGGTTATATGAAACTTGAGAGCATAGCATGGAGTTATGGCTGTCAGTGTACGTTACATTCATACCCGCTCTATTCGTAGCGCGGCATTGCATCTTAACTGGTCCTGGCGAAACATGAAACATTGTTTGAATAGCACACTTTGCTTTTTGACACCTTGGTTTATAGTTCTGCGTAACCTTACACCTCACCCCGTTTTCAATCGTTAGCCATAACTCAAGCCCACGTCAAACTGAATACCTCAGCTCCATGTCGCGAGATACCAACTTCAGTCTTGCTGTCCGCACTCTTGATGCTAGTGGGGATCTTGTCACCCTTGCGCTCTAGGATAATCTTCTTGCCAGAGGTATCGGGTAACTTATAGAAGCGACGTCCGTTACGACTGAGGAAGTTCTCGAGTATCTCTTGTGTCACATCAGCTTCCGAGATGACACCACGCTCGATAGCTTCCTCGAGACCAAGGAGGACAAGTTGCACGACGTAGGGCTGAGTGAAAACGCCAGCAGGCGCCTTACCCTGCTCAGCAGAGGTCTTGGACTGCAGGGGGTGGGGAGCGCTGTCGCTACCGCTATCGGAGAATTAGTACCAAAACAAGAactcagcttcaacttgagCCCGAGACTTACAAAAAGAACTTGGAGTTGCCACTGACAATAGCCTTGATCAGGGCATCTCTGTCGGTTGGTTTCTTAGGAATGGGTTTGCAGAAGGCGAAAGGATCGCAACAGGCCTCGTGAGAAGTGAGGTAGAGGTGATGAGCGGTGATGGTAGCTATGAAACTGGTCAGGGTTGAGCATCATCAGTGTCAGTTACTTGACACCATACCGCCTACAGTTGGGCCACAGGCCTTGACAGCCTCCACAGCAGCGGAGGTAGTGCAGTGCTCAAGCTAAAACAGGTGTTAACAATCACTATCCTGATCGTGAGGAGGGCAGACATACCACGATGCGTAGCTGAGGGAATCGGTCATGGAGCTGCTTTAGGGTTGGGAGGAAAGCCTCCTCGAGGGTTGTGTCGGCCGGCGCAAGAGACTCGAGGACTTCTCCGTGTATGTTCAGGACTAGCACAGAACAACGGTCAGTTTGGCCTGGGATAGGATTTTCTAGGGTTCTAACCAATTCCATGCTTTTCCATTGCTGCAAAGGTATCATAGAAGGCTGTGATATCCGAAACACCACTCTCAGAGTTGGTGGTTACACCTGCGCGGACGGTGTAAGTGATTATAGTTATAGAGCTGGGCAGGATTACGCACCCTGAGGGTACAACTTGACACCGGTTACACCAGCCTCGGCAGCTTTGGCTATCACTTCAGGAGTGACTGAAGGGTGAAGCTCATACGAGTTAGGGACTGGTAGTATAGGGCGGGTTGAAACTCACATAGAGTGACATGAGGAAGTTGACATCTTGGGTGATGGCAGTGAGCTTGGCCTTGTACTCGAGAACCTACAGGTATAACAGTCAGGCTTGATCTTGTAGAAGTCTACTAAGGCCGTTTTATGAATACGTACCTGCTCGACGGCAGTAAGAGGAGGCAACTATGCGTGGCATGGGTCAGCTGTCATGTATACAAACCATTGGACAATTATGAGTTTTTAACAGTATCACTACAAGACACGACATACGAGATTAGGCATACtgttatattatattagcttttaATATCCATTCTGTTATAGTCCAGAGTCCATACACGAATACCGTATCGACTCCTCCTTGGCGAACCGTTGGAACAACCAAGTCCATCATATCGCCCTGACGTAAATGGACATGCATGTCAGCCGCAGCCGGCAGTTCGAGACGCTGAATGTTCTTCATTTTGAGAGCAGTATCAGACGTAGCTGTATCTTGTTAGTGGCAATTGAAAACCTGGTATATCCGTAGACAACGCCTGATATTAGATGATAGCTGAAGCGCGGGGTTCACTTTTTTTCGATGCCCCGCGGTCTCAGACAGAGAATGACTAAGAATGCTACCAGGCTTCGGAAATTTTCTGCCAATAAGACAAGCGTCTTGACTTGACCGGACAAACCACAAATCCGCGCCTACAGGCGGTGTGAGAAATTTGTCGGTCTGTCAAGGCAGAATCGCAGCAACGGCACAATTCTATCATCAAATCCCAGCCCTACGTTATCAATCCTGCAGCCATTCTGAAGCCCCTTGGACTTACGGCACTGGCCTCTGGTGGAAACGGCGTATCAGACGCCTTGACGGTTCAGGTTGCGGGCGACGCGCTTGCAACGACTCCCCAGAGCGCGCAATGGGCCGCAAGCCCAATCCCCTCATTCTCGAGTACTTCGTCCGGGGACCTAAGCTCAACGACAACAGTAACCGATATCCGCATACGTGCAAGCAATGCGGTGAGAACTTTCCAAAGGGAAGGATCGATAGCTTGACAACGCATATCACCAAGAAATGTCCCGCCATTTCCGAGTCGGATCGTATGCGAGCATGCCTCGAACTTCATGGTATCACCAATGCACGAGCACCTGTCGATCGACCGCCTCCTGAAGCGCAGCCGAACGGACAGCCAGTCGATGTCCCAAATCTCCCCCAAGGGTGGAGCGCCCTCGAGACACTCGCCGAAGCCTCACGACAGGTTGATTTAAACGAGAACAATCGTGCTCAGAGCGTACAGGCAGGCGTGGTTGACCCTGCTGACCCCGCCAACACCCAGCATGCTCCAGATCGCTTTGAGCTCCATGAGCAATTCACTCTAGATAACCCTCCTGTGAGCTACGAGAACCGGTCGCAGCAGGGTAACAGAGGTAATGGCCCCTCAGAGCTTGACTTGCAAGGCGCGCTTCTCACAACAAATGTGTTAGGTGCAATCCAGCAACCACTCCCAGGAACCGAGTTATCACCCGAGGAACGACTTCAAGCATTGCTTCCCAATAGCGTTGCTTCCCCAGACGTCTCGAACATATCGGTCGCCGTTGCTGCTACAGCCAGGCTAAACCCGTCGCTTCTTGACCCCCAGCTCGTTCACGAGACTGCTACCTCGACTACACCGCCGTCTATGGACATTCCGACCCCGATAGAAGCCTCGCCCAGTGCCGTAACAGCTCCCGACAGTGGAATTTCGCAACCATGGGGCGAAATGACATACTTGGCGACTGCCTCGCCTGTTCCTTTACTTCACGAACATCCACCCACACCTATCCAAATGAGCAGGGGCGGTGTTCGAATGGACACAAGCGATGGTCAACTTAATGGGAGACCTCGACACGCGCGATCCCGCTTTACTGCTGCGCGGCGAAAGGAGGTGCAAGAAGTACGGAAAATAGGTGCATGCATTAGGTGCAGAATCCTTCGAAAAAATTGCGGCAAAGGAACACCATGCGACACGTGCAGGAAGGTTTTGGCACCGAGGGTGTGGAGGACTGGTTGTGTGCGAACGAGGCTCCAGGAGCAGCTTGATTTGTACTCGGCGGGTGTCCAGGTTGTCCTGTCCCAAAATCGCATCAACCTTTTGAAGAACCAGCTGAATATGACCCATGATGGTACCATGATAGAGGTTTCGCACTTTCCTGAAACTGGCAAAGTCATACTCCTCGAAGCTTTGGTCGCACTGCTAGAGCCAAGTGAGTCGCTAGCAGAATCCAGAGGCAGCAAGGATTCATTCTTCCAGGTTATTATGATCGATCAGGACAAGGAAGATGTTCCTGGCAAGGTTGAGGCCTATATGCGCGATGTCTTTCAACTTTTTATCGACCGAGAGCCCTCCAAGTTCATGCGTGTCACTCTTagtcttgctcttcagcaATTGCAAGAGTCAGAGGATGATCTACTTCGAAAGTCCTTAGAGCTATGGGGTTTGGTGGAGAGCATCGATCGCGAGAGGCAGTGGAACGTTATTGAAAGACCAGCCAATAAGAATGAAGAGCCCAGGCGCatccaagaagccaaaagcGAGAACGATGCTGACATCTATACGACCCTTTGCATGCAGCTGAACGCGGCAGCTGAGAGAAAGGCCAACAACACTTCAAAGGCACTGCTCAGCGGAATGCATCGCGTGCTTCAGGAcagcaaggtcaaggtgaaCTTTAAGATGTATCTAACGGctatcatcttcctcaactgTCTTGAGAAATCGACTTGGGCTTTCAAGGCTTGGGAGCAAGATCATCTCCGCCCTGGGTGGCCCCTAGAACGAGACCC
This genomic stretch from Fusarium oxysporum f. sp. lycopersici 4287 chromosome 2, whole genome shotgun sequence harbors:
- a CDS encoding dihydroorotase, homodimeric type, encoding MKNIQRLELPAAADMHVHLRQGDMMDLVVPTVRQGGVDTVFVMPNLLPPLTAVEQVLEYKAKLTAITQDVNFLMSLYLHPSVTPEVIAKAAEAGVTGVKLYPQGVTTNSESGVSDITAFYDTFAAMEKHGIVLNIHGEVLESLAPADTTLEEAFLPTLKQLHDRFPQLRIVLEHCTTSAAVEAVKACGPTVGATITAHHLYLTSHEACCDPFAFCKPIPKKPTDRDALIKAIVSGNSKFFFGSDSAPHPLQSKTSAEQGKAPAGVFTQPYVVQLVLLGLEEAIERGVISEADVTQEILENFLSRNGRRFYKLPDTSGKKIILERKGDKIPTSIKSADSKTEVGISRHGAEVFSLTWA
- a CDS encoding dihydroorotase, homodimeric type, whose protein sequence is MSLYLHPSVTPEVIAKAAEAGVTGVKLYPQGVTTNSESGVSDITAFYDTFAAMEKHGIVLNIHGEVLESLAPADTTLEEAFLPTLKQLHDRFPQLRIVLEHCTTSAAVEAVKACGPTVGATITAHHLYLTSHEACCDPFAFCKPIPKKPTDRDALIKAIVSGNSKFFFGSDSAPHPLQSKTSAEQGKAPAGVFTQPYVVQLVLLGLEEAIERGVISEADVTQEILENFLSRNGRRFYKLPDTSGKKIILERKGDKIPTSIKSADSKTEVGISRHGAEVFSLTWA